Proteins encoded in a region of the Bactrocera tryoni isolate S06 chromosome 4, CSIRO_BtryS06_freeze2, whole genome shotgun sequence genome:
- the LOC120773564 gene encoding uncharacterized protein LOC120773564 codes for MNKVLTVFAIVVSMIATRKVLAEEIMKVPMGLALETVEPFAMKCEPKPEKAHMEELILNKEDADLITRCLRSCLMEQFDLFVEDSTDVNTEKLLSWMVLLYSEKIDELRAISNGCNEKNVEMGITDKCEVAHSFAMCMLKEMKEREYEIPEVEQ; via the exons atgaataaggTGTTAACAGTTTTTGCGATCGTTGTTTCAATGATTGCCACAAGGAAAGTGCTG gcAGAGGAAATAATGAAGGTACCCATGGGTCTAGCGCTTGAGACCGTCGAACCGTTTGCCATGAAATGTGAGCCTAAGCCTGAAAAAG caCATATGGAAGAGCTTATCTTGAATAAAGAGGACGCGGACTTAATAACGAGATGTTTACGTAGCTGCCTCATGGAGCAGTTCGATTTG TTCGTAGAAGATAGCACTGATGTGAACACGGAGAAGTTACTGAGCTGGATGGTACTATTgtattccgaaaaaattgatgAACTCAGGGCAATATCCAATGGTTGTAAtgagaaaaatgttgaaatgggCATTACTGATAA ATGCGAGGTGGCGCATTCGTTTGCTATGTGCATGCTGAAGGAAATGAAGGAGCGCGAGTATGAGATACCCGAAGTGGAACAATGA
- the LOC120773566 gene encoding general odorant-binding protein 19a-like isoform X1 has product MYYCKAIFTTSLLAFLFATPISAGITEEQMWATAKLMRDVCLPRFPKINIELANQLRDGNIPDNNKDVKCYINCVLEMMQTMKKGKFLYEASLKQVDLVLPDSYKDDYRAGLLKCKDASAGIKKDNCEAAYTILKCLRGEIKQFIFP; this is encoded by the exons ATGTATTATTGCAAAGCTATCTTCACTACTTCACTTTTGGCGTTTTTATTCGCTACTCCGATATCTGCAGGT ATCACTGAGGAGCAGATGTGGGCCACTGCCAAGTTAATGCGAGATGTGTGCTTACCAAGATTTCCGAAAATTAATAtcg AACTCGCAAATCAATTGCGCGACGGCAACATACCAGACAACAATAAAGATGTTAAATGCTATATTAACTGTGTTTTAGAAATGATGCAAACG ATGAAAAAGGGTAAGTTCTTGTACGAAGCGTCGTTGAAGCAAGTTGATTTAGTTTTACCCGACTCTTACAAAGACGATTACCGCGCGGGTCTACTGAAATGCAAGGACGCAAGTGCTGGCATAAAGAAAGACAACTGTGAAGCGGCATACACAATACTGAAGTGTTTGCGTGgtgaaattaaacaatttatattcCCTTAA
- the LOC120773566 gene encoding general odorant-binding protein 19a-like isoform X2 translates to MQRVIKNTASGLITEEQMWATAKLMRDVCLPRFPKINIELANQLRDGNIPDNNKDVKCYINCVLEMMQTMKKGKFLYEASLKQVDLVLPDSYKDDYRAGLLKCKDASAGIKKDNCEAAYTILKCLRGEIKQFIFP, encoded by the exons ATCACTGAGGAGCAGATGTGGGCCACTGCCAAGTTAATGCGAGATGTGTGCTTACCAAGATTTCCGAAAATTAATAtcg AACTCGCAAATCAATTGCGCGACGGCAACATACCAGACAACAATAAAGATGTTAAATGCTATATTAACTGTGTTTTAGAAATGATGCAAACG ATGAAAAAGGGTAAGTTCTTGTACGAAGCGTCGTTGAAGCAAGTTGATTTAGTTTTACCCGACTCTTACAAAGACGATTACCGCGCGGGTCTACTGAAATGCAAGGACGCAAGTGCTGGCATAAAGAAAGACAACTGTGAAGCGGCATACACAATACTGAAGTGTTTGCGTGgtgaaattaaacaatttatattcCCTTAA
- the LOC120773565 gene encoding general odorant-binding protein 19a: MLNKINPFVLATVFIALVLHSDQVSGGATEEQMISAGKLMRDVCLPKFNKVSPEVADGIKEGNVPDTKDVKCYINCIMEMMQTMKKGKFLYESALKQIDLLMPDDYKDDYRNGLAKCKDVTSGIKNNCDASYALLICMRDNISKFLFP, from the exons atgttgaataaaataaatcctTTCGTCCTTGCAACCGTATTCATCGCGTTGGTTTTACATTCGGATCAAGTTTCTGGCGGT GCCACCGAGGAGCAAATGATATCTGCTGGAAAGCTAATGCGAGATGTCTGTCtgccaaaatttaataaagtatCACCag AAGTGGCAGATGGCATCAAAGAAGGTAATGTTCCAGACACGAAGGACGTaaaatgttatattaattgtaTCATGGAAATGATGCAGACG ATGAAGAAAGGCAAGTTTCTTTATGAAAGCGCATTGAAGCAAATCGATTTGCTGATGCCGGACGATTACAAGGATGATTATCGCAATGGACTAGCAAAGTGCAAAGATGTAACAAGTGGTATAAAGAACAATTGCGACGCGTCCTACGCCCTTTTGATTTGTATGCGCGACAACATATCGAAGTTTCTTTTTCCTTAA
- the LOC120773561 gene encoding breast cancer metastasis-suppressor 1-like protein — MPAKNEGEATDVEDVSGAESDHSNSSPNRESTDEEANEMDSDDSSDMDFIEMDRIRSEYCQDLASLELQFEQLREQYYQERYKQNEQQIADVREGRSEEYLIPLRELDKAYENRVEVAEKLRQFRLENIDHKYQSEVQAAQQNFESEKQLAIDQIEEQLIERIRRLEEDRNNVDISWSDWAVDRRASKVRGPGRKKAVTVTGPYIVYMLRDEDIMEDWTAIRKALKRSTATSVSSVAV; from the exons ATGCCTGCTAAAAATGAGGGGGAGGCAACAGATGTTGAGGATGTTTCTGGGGCCGAGTCCGATCATTCAAACTCCAGCCCGAACCGAGAATCGACGGACGAGGAAGCAAACGAAATGGACTCTGACGATTCATCTGATATGGATTTTATCGAAATGGATAGAATCCGAAGTGAATATTGTCAGGATTTAG CTAGCCTCGAACTGCAATTTGAACAATTACGAGAGCAATACTATCAAGAGCGATATAAACAAAATGAGCAACAGATTGCCGATGTGCGCGAAGGACGTTCAGAGGAATATTTAATTCCCTTGAGAGAATTAGACAAGGCTTACGAAAATCGCGTAGAAGTTGCGGAGAAGCTGCGTCAATTTCGGTTAGAAAACATTGACCATAAGTACCAGTCTGAAGTACAAGCCGCACAGCAAAATTTCGAG AGTGAAAAGCAATTAGCAATCGATCAGATAGAGGAGCAATTAATAGAAAGAATACGTCGACTGGAGGAAGATCGTAACAATGTCGATATATCTTGGTCAGATTGGGCTGTTGATAGACGGGCCAGCAAAGTACGTGGTCCTGGGAGAAAAAAAGCTGTTACGGTTACTGGTCCCTACATTGTTTACATGTTGCGTGATGAAGATATTATGGAGGATTGGACTGCTATACGAAAAGCACTCAAACGATCTACGGCGACCTCAGTCTCTTCTGTGGCTGTATGA
- the LOC120773562 gene encoding probable 39S ribosomal protein L49, mitochondrial: MASTQRFLSQICQSAPNLLNLSSKLQRLPASVFVRHSSYLSSPPVGPREEYPEVEIVRDAPEWKYVERLLPQKTIPYPVKRAEYPSGWKPQTAAALPDLKYFVARTKNHMVPVYLQTTFRGQRRITVIRRIQGDIWELERELRVVVEKARNGKLCASRVNEMSGQIHFHGDYVDVIREHLKENGF; this comes from the exons ATGGCATCAACCCAAAGATTTTTATCGCAAATTTGTCAAAGCGCGCCTAATTTGCTAAACCTTTCTAGCAAATTACAG CGCTTACCGGCTAGTGTTTTTGTGCGACATTCTAGCTATCTATCATCCCCACCAGTGGGCCCCCGCGAGGAATATCCCGAAGTAGAGATTGTGCGAGATGCTCCTGAATGGAAATATGTTGAACGTTTGCTACCCCAAAAAACGATTCCATACCCTGTTAAAAGAGCTGAATACCCATCTGGTTGGAAGCCACAGACCGCCGCTGCACTACCAGACCTGAAATATTTTGTAGCACGCACGAAAAATCACATGGTTCCCGTGTATTTACAAACAACCTTTCGTGGTCAACGTCGTATTACTGTGATTCGACGAATCCAGGGTGATATATGGGAGTTGGAGCGTGAATTGCGCGTTGTGGTAGAAAAAGCTAGAAATGGCAAATTATGCGCCAGTCGAGTAAATGAAATGAGTGGACAAATTCACTTTCATGGCGATTATGTAGATGTTATACGGGAGCACCTtaaagaaaatgggttttaa